In a single window of the Mesoplodon densirostris isolate mMesDen1 chromosome 18, mMesDen1 primary haplotype, whole genome shotgun sequence genome:
- the SSTR2 gene encoding somatostatin receptor type 2 gives MDLAYELLNGTQPWLSSPFDLNGSVATANISNQTEPYYDLTSNAVLTFIYFVVCIIGLCGNTLVIYVILRYAKMKTITNIYILNLAIADELFMLGLPFLAMQVALVHWPFGKAICRVVMTVDGINQFTSIFCLTVMSIDRYLAVVHPIKSAKWRRPRTAKMINVAVWGVSLLVILPIMIYAGLRSNQWGRSSCTINWPGESGAWYTGFIIYAFILGFLVPLTIICLCYLFIIIKVKSSGIRVGSSKRKKSEKKVTRMVSIVVAVFIFCWLPFYIFNVSSVSVAISPTPALKGMFDFVVVLTYANSCANPILYAFLSDNFKKSFQNVLCLVKVSGTDDGERSDSKQDKSRLNETTETQRTLLNGDLQTSI, from the coding sequence ATGGATCTGGCATATGAACTACTCAATGGGACCCAACCTTGGCTTTCCTCTCCATTCGACCTCAATGGCTCCGTGGCTACAGCCAACATTTCAAACCAAACAGAGCCATACTATGACCTGACCAGCAATGCAGTCCTCACCTTCATATATTTTGTGGTCTGCATCATTGGGTTGTGTGGCAACACACTTGTCATTTATGTCATCCTCCGCTACGCCAAGATGAAGACCATCACCAACATTTACATCCTCAACCTGGCCATCGCAGATGAACTCTTCATGCTGGGTCTGCCCTTCCTGGCCATGCAGGTGGCTCTGGTCCACTGGCCCTTTGGCAAGGCCATCTGCCGGGTGGTCATGACTGTGGATGGCATCAATCAGTTCACCAGCATCTTCTGCTTGACAGTCATGAGCATTGACCGATACCTGGCTGTGGTCCACCCCATCAAGTCGGCCAAGTGGAGGAGACCCCGGACAGCCAAGATGATCAACGTGGCTGTGTGGGGGGTCTCTCTGCTGGTCATCTTGCCTATCATGATATATGCTGGCCTTCGGAGCAACCAATGGGGGAGAAGCAGCTGCACCATCAACTGGCCAGGCGAATCTGGGGCATGGTACACAGGCTTCATCATCTATGCCTTCATCTTGGGGTTCCTGGTGCCCCTCACCATCATCTGTCTTTGCTACCTGTTCATTATCATCAAAGTGAAGTCCTCTGGAATCCGAGTGGGTTCCTCCAAGAGGAAAAAGTCTGAGAAGAAGGTCACCCGGATGGTGTCCATTGTGGTGGCTGTCTTCATTTTCTGCTGGCTCCCCTTCTACATCTTCAATGTCTCTTCGGTGTCTGTGGCCATCAGTCCCACCCCAGCCCTTAAGGGCATGTTTGACTTTGTGGTGGTCCTCACCTATGCTAACAGCTGTGCCAACCCTATCCTGTATGCCTTCTTGTCTGACAACTTCAAGAAGAGCTTCCAGAATGTCCTCTGCTTGgtcaaggtgagcggcacagacgacGGGGAACGAAGTGACAGTAAGCAGGACAAATCCCGGCTGAATGAGACCACGGAGACCCAGAGGACCCTCCTCAATGGAGACCTCCAGACCAGTATCTGA